Proteins from one Oscillatoria nigro-viridis PCC 7112 genomic window:
- a CDS encoding succinylglutamate desuccinylase/aspartoacylase family protein yields the protein MIPVISTIPVVQLASGDRLSLQVYQFQGAIPGKKAYLQSNLHGAEISGNAVIYQLIEFLMSLDSSQLIGEIWLVPVCNPVGVSQRSHHFSPGRYNLYDGVNWNRIFWDFEKQGEDILGFAKSHLHLDADTVKVNYRKAIALSFAKELAKINAPSCRPYSELYRYQLQSLCLDADYVLDLHSSTNQSLDYLYCFSSREDSAKAFLLDRAILMDEYDGDAFDEAFLKPWLALEKVLAQLGSAIEFDIEAWTLELGSGMEMNPQSVANGLRGIKNYLASKGLLKIDGFPLPETAAHQVIFTPKNSAIKYYAPAGGMIQNRVQLGSYVKKGDRLYQILSFNKNGEFPSLVDVCAESDVFIFDVSTNQSVNQGEYVLSVMAD from the coding sequence ATGATTCCTGTTATTTCGACTATTCCTGTGGTGCAGCTTGCTTCGGGCGATCGGCTTTCACTGCAAGTCTATCAGTTCCAAGGTGCGATTCCCGGCAAAAAAGCTTATCTCCAATCTAACCTCCACGGCGCTGAGATTAGCGGTAATGCGGTGATTTACCAATTAATTGAGTTTTTAATGTCTTTAGACAGCAGCCAGTTAATCGGGGAAATTTGGCTGGTTCCGGTTTGCAATCCTGTGGGTGTCAGTCAGCGATCGCACCATTTTTCCCCTGGTCGCTACAATCTTTATGATGGGGTAAATTGGAACCGGATTTTCTGGGATTTTGAAAAGCAAGGTGAAGATATTCTGGGTTTTGCTAAGTCTCACCTCCATCTCGATGCCGATACTGTCAAAGTTAATTACAGAAAAGCGATTGCTTTGAGTTTTGCGAAAGAGTTGGCAAAAATTAACGCTCCTAGTTGCCGCCCCTACAGCGAACTTTACCGATATCAGCTACAATCTTTGTGTTTGGATGCTGACTACGTGCTCGATTTGCACAGTTCTACGAATCAAAGTTTAGATTACCTTTACTGTTTTAGTTCCCGCGAGGATAGTGCGAAAGCTTTTTTGCTCGATCGCGCAATCTTGATGGACGAGTACGACGGCGATGCTTTTGACGAGGCGTTTCTCAAGCCTTGGCTGGCGCTGGAGAAGGTTTTGGCCCAGTTGGGAAGTGCGATCGAATTTGACATAGAAGCTTGGACTTTAGAATTAGGTTCGGGGATGGAAATGAATCCCCAGTCGGTGGCGAATGGCTTGCGGGGCATCAAAAATTACTTAGCCAGTAAGGGTTTATTGAAAATCGATGGATTTCCTCTGCCGGAAACTGCGGCGCATCAAGTTATTTTTACCCCCAAGAATTCCGCGATCAAATACTACGCGCCGGCGGGGGGGATGATTCAAAATCGAGTGCAATTGGGGAGTTATGTCAAAAAGGGCGATCGGCTTTATCAAATTCTCAGCTTTAATAAGAATGGGGAATTTCCCAGTTTGGTTGATGTTTGTGCTGAGTCGGATGTTTTCATTTTTGATGTTTCGACCAATCAGTCAGTAAATCAAGGAGAGTATGTGTTGTCGGTGATGGCAGATTGA
- a CDS encoding YsnF/AvaK domain-containing protein has protein sequence MNGQASAEKIATAKSITRLNRVPEKVRTKLKSFTVKDNQGHLVGKVKDVYFDANGQLNFVVAGLGSENTRIFLLSVKLLKKVDYHQKVLFVTINSSQVDMLPVVSENDWDTYLENASEPHSEFSNSELTNPSTVMSNLTDADRTDANLEIDRDEENFDIVDREVIRLLEERLVIDRSKRKVGEVIVRKEIETRMVQVPIQWEKLIVEQVGDDPKVLAEIDLGEGNITGIDLTEIKTDRQEPTVKAEFTSVQKASKILNSIASQPRHGCVKVRLELVLEDKQLEDTYQKWMTEHHPES, from the coding sequence ATGAACGGTCAAGCATCAGCAGAAAAGATAGCAACTGCCAAATCAATAACCCGTCTCAACCGGGTGCCTGAAAAAGTCAGAACTAAGCTAAAAAGTTTTACCGTCAAAGACAACCAAGGTCACTTAGTAGGCAAAGTTAAAGATGTCTATTTTGATGCTAACGGTCAGTTAAACTTTGTCGTGGCCGGGCTAGGCAGCGAAAACACCCGCATTTTTTTATTAAGTGTTAAGCTGCTAAAAAAAGTCGATTATCACCAAAAAGTGCTGTTTGTAACTATTAATTCGTCTCAAGTCGATATGCTGCCGGTAGTTTCGGAAAATGACTGGGATACGTATTTAGAAAATGCCTCTGAACCGCATAGTGAATTTAGCAACAGTGAGTTAACAAATCCCTCAACAGTTATGTCAAATCTAACAGATGCCGATCGCACAGATGCAAATTTGGAGATAGATCGGGATGAGGAAAACTTCGATATTGTCGATCGAGAAGTAATTCGCCTGTTAGAAGAACGATTGGTGATCGATCGCAGCAAGCGCAAAGTCGGCGAAGTCATAGTGCGTAAAGAAATTGAAACTCGGATGGTACAAGTACCCATCCAGTGGGAAAAGCTGATTGTCGAACAAGTCGGCGACGATCCCAAGGTGTTGGCAGAAATAGATTTAGGCGAGGGAAACATCACCGGTATAGATTTGACGGAGATTAAGACCGATCGCCAAGAACCGACAGTTAAGGCTGAATTTACCTCTGTGCAGAAAGCTAGCAAAATCTTAAATTCGATCGCCTCTCAACCCCGCCACGGTTGCGTTAAAGTCCGCCTCGAACTCGTTCTGGAAGACAAGCAACTTGAGGATACTTACCAAAAATGGATGACGGAACACCACCCTGAGAGTTAA
- a CDS encoding DUF2382 domain-containing protein, with protein sequence MALQKLADFYPNYQEEIFAGDDIKGFDVYAGDSDEKVGTVYDALVDDTGRFRYLVIDTGIWIFGKKVLLPIGSARFDYGARRVYATGLRSKAQAEQLPAYNELESVDYDREEQVRGVYRNQETAAVSTATPASYDRSSYSYDMDRPLYDTNEQQHQNLKLYEERLIANKQRAKTGEVAVGKRVETETARASVPIEKERVVIDRVTPVEAGRVVSVGDADFQSGEVARIEVYEETADIHKEAFVREEVNVRKEVVRSTVEGEETLRREELDVKTDGTAVVDNKNPKI encoded by the coding sequence ATGGCACTTCAAAAATTAGCAGACTTTTATCCTAACTATCAGGAAGAAATATTTGCTGGAGACGACATCAAGGGATTTGATGTTTATGCGGGCGACTCTGATGAAAAAGTAGGCACGGTTTATGATGCTTTGGTTGATGACACTGGTCGTTTCCGCTATCTGGTAATTGATACCGGTATTTGGATTTTTGGCAAAAAAGTATTGTTGCCAATCGGCTCAGCTCGCTTCGACTACGGAGCCCGTCGCGTCTACGCAACAGGCCTTCGCAGCAAAGCTCAAGCAGAACAATTGCCGGCTTACAATGAATTAGAATCAGTAGATTACGATCGCGAAGAACAGGTAAGAGGCGTTTACCGCAATCAAGAAACTGCCGCTGTCAGCACTGCAACTCCTGCTAGCTACGATCGCAGCAGCTACAGCTACGATATGGACCGCCCCCTCTACGACACCAACGAACAGCAGCACCAAAATCTCAAGCTTTATGAAGAACGCTTGATTGCCAACAAACAGCGCGCAAAAACAGGTGAAGTAGCAGTTGGCAAGCGCGTGGAAACTGAAACAGCGCGAGCTTCAGTACCCATTGAAAAAGAACGAGTCGTAATCGATCGAGTAACCCCGGTAGAAGCGGGTCGAGTAGTTTCAGTCGGTGACGCTGACTTCCAATCAGGGGAAGTTGCACGCATAGAAGTCTACGAAGAAACGGCCGACATTCACAAGGAAGCTTTCGTCCGGGAAGAAGTCAACGTCAGAAAAGAAGTTGTTCGCAGCACGGTTGAGGGCGAAGAAACCTTGCGTCGTGAAGAATTAGACGTTAAGACTGATGGAACTGCGGTTGTAGATAATAAAAATCCAAAGATCTAA